The proteins below come from a single Streptococcus porcinus genomic window:
- a CDS encoding EbsA family protein, whose amino-acid sequence MIKIFGKIRYHWQPELSWSIIYWSIAISPIFIGLSLLYENTNIPRRVFVLFFIFIVLVGIGLHRYFLIEEGGILKIVSLRFLGPQKLAIADITKVEVTKSTVTICTSDKNYLFYMRKWPKKYFLDALVINPYFKGEVVLVDNLINLDYFEYYKNEKKTLTLL is encoded by the coding sequence ATGATTAAAATTTTTGGTAAAATCCGATACCACTGGCAACCAGAATTATCCTGGTCTATTATTTATTGGTCTATTGCGATTTCTCCCATTTTTATTGGATTGTCACTTCTTTATGAGAACACTAATATTCCTAGACGTGTCTTTGTCTTATTTTTCATATTTATCGTCTTAGTGGGAATTGGATTGCATCGTTATTTCTTAATTGAAGAGGGTGGAATTTTAAAAATTGTTTCGTTAAGGTTTTTAGGGCCACAGAAATTAGCTATTGCTGATATTACTAAAGTTGAAGTCACTAAATCAACTGTGACTATTTGTACAAGTGATAAAAACTATCTCTTTTATATGCGTAAATGGCCTAAGAAATATTTTCTTGATGCTTTAGTTATTAATCCATATTTTAAGGGAGAAGTTGTCCTTGTTGATAATTTGATTAATTTGGATTATTTTGAATACTATAAAAATGAAAAAAAGACACTTACTCTATTGTAA
- the pepT gene encoding peptidase T has translation MLNNTLLERFLKYVKVNTRSNPESKTTPSTQSQVDFALNILKPEMEAIGLQNVHYLSENGYVVGTLPANASHLTRKIGFISHIDTADFNAENVNPQIIENYQGGAIDLGESGYSLDPDAFSNLNNYLGQTLITTDGTTLLGSDDKSGIAEIMTAIEFLVANPKIEHCEIRVAFGPDEEIGVGADKFDVEDFDVDFAYTVDGGPLGELQFETFSAAGLDLTFLGRNVHPGTAKGQMINAMQLAIDFHNQLPTSDRPELTDGYDGFYMLTEMSGSVEEAHSSYIIRDFDEASFQERKATVQVIADKMNAELGAERVILTLYDQYYNMRKVIEKDMTPVELAKEVMEDLSIKPIIEPIRGGTDGSKISFMGIPTPNIFAGGENMHGRFEFVSLETMEKAVQVIVGIVQKP, from the coding sequence ATGTTAAATAACACTCTTTTAGAACGTTTTTTGAAATACGTTAAAGTTAATACACGCAGTAATCCTGAAAGTAAGACAACTCCTAGTACGCAAAGTCAAGTAGATTTTGCCTTGAACATTTTAAAGCCAGAAATGGAAGCAATCGGTTTGCAGAATGTTCATTACCTCTCTGAAAATGGTTATGTTGTCGGAACTTTACCGGCTAATGCCAGCCATTTAACTCGTAAAATTGGTTTTATCTCTCACATTGATACAGCTGATTTTAATGCTGAAAATGTCAATCCCCAAATTATTGAAAATTACCAAGGAGGGGCAATTGATTTGGGTGAATCTGGATATTCATTAGATCCTGACGCGTTTTCAAATCTGAATAATTATTTAGGTCAAACTCTTATTACAACGGATGGCACAACATTACTTGGTTCAGATGATAAATCAGGAATAGCTGAAATAATGACAGCTATTGAGTTTTTAGTAGCCAATCCTAAAATAGAGCACTGTGAAATTCGTGTTGCTTTTGGACCTGACGAAGAAATTGGTGTTGGAGCTGATAAATTTGATGTTGAAGATTTTGATGTTGATTTTGCCTATACTGTGGATGGAGGACCTTTAGGAGAATTACAATTTGAAACCTTTAGTGCAGCCGGTCTAGACTTGACATTTTTAGGTCGAAATGTTCATCCTGGGACTGCAAAAGGACAAATGATCAATGCTATGCAGTTAGCTATAGACTTTCACAATCAGCTACCAACAAGTGACCGCCCAGAATTGACAGATGGATATGATGGTTTCTATATGTTGACTGAGATGTCAGGTAGTGTTGAAGAGGCGCATAGCTCATATATTATTCGTGATTTCGATGAAGCTTCCTTTCAAGAGAGAAAAGCAACAGTTCAAGTTATTGCAGACAAGATGAATGCCGAACTTGGTGCAGAACGGGTTATCCTTACTCTTTATGATCAATATTACAACATGCGTAAAGTTATTGAAAAAGATATGACACCTGTTGAGTTAGCTAAAGAAGTGATGGAGGACTTATCTATAAAACCAATCATTGAGCCAATACGTGGTGGCACAGATGGGTCAAAGATTTCTTTCATGGGCATCCCTACACCAAATATTTTTGCTGGCGGAGAAAATATGCATGGTCGTTTCGAATTTGTCAGTCTTGAAACTATGGAAAAAGCTGTTCAAGTTATTGTTGGTATTGTGCAAAAACCATAG
- a CDS encoding GBS Bsp-like repeat-containing protein — translation MVKKTPLLLIAPLVLGAFWSQQTAKASETAVTDQNVSSNVVTVSSETVKTNDLPSAPSSSSTESTIISSSVAISKASVTSKATDSSVTPVKPDSATSHIDAISQRLPEPTVATKFTVAKSEKEISQAQTLSKQDKIVNSPTPQAEQTDLQIKNGQRLSILKAAQVVQPVKAVVDDKGINIQYQATIPENTSILYAVWGDQQGQNDLVWYQASATGAAYVDFARHKEYGKYHIHTYSKRNGMMLGVSTLEVSLLTPQISSKVIQNDSNSFTITVSNVPSTITGVSIPVWTDKNGQDDLKWYQASQTSAGVYQVLVDIANHNNEKGLYNIHIYGNSTITGGQIGLATRTYSNVESKPNAKVYVIDYAENKTRFTVNVVGSSSTKTLTDVQIAVWSEGNGQDDLVWYKPVISNNMAVQVIDIANHSNTSDNYIVHVYTNYSDGTRNGLSLGAYKISKQMVDIKDPAVSVVNYQASKGMLDVLVTQGTKAIKTIRVAAWSEADQSNLHWYVTSSLINNQAKVLVNQIYHKLLEGNYTIHTYIDFADNTSTGFNLGQYYFAKPIGLSASQGNYAVINKIIYLDAGHGGYDSGAAYFNQYEKTLNLQMQNRIKAKLEAAGYKVITTRTSDTYVDLIPRSENANTSLSDIFVSLHFNASTSPYANGIESYYYEYYPEYPSAINELYHDDSERLSRSAFLAQAIQSAAVRNTAAKDNGVLRNTFAVLRETTAPAVLLELGYMSNETEFGKITTAAYQEKLANGVVSGILSYYKHYSL, via the coding sequence ATGGTTAAAAAAACACCACTATTGTTAATTGCTCCTCTTGTTCTGGGAGCTTTTTGGAGTCAACAAACAGCTAAAGCCTCCGAAACGGCAGTAACTGATCAAAATGTGTCCTCGAATGTAGTGACAGTTAGTTCAGAAACAGTGAAAACGAATGACCTCCCTTCAGCGCCTTCGTCTTCCTCGACAGAATCAACTATAATTAGTTCATCTGTCGCTATTTCTAAGGCATCAGTGACTTCAAAAGCTACAGATTCGAGTGTTACTCCGGTGAAACCTGATTCTGCCACAAGTCACATAGATGCAATTAGTCAAAGGTTACCTGAACCGACAGTTGCGACTAAGTTTACAGTAGCTAAGTCTGAGAAAGAGATCTCGCAAGCCCAAACTTTAAGTAAGCAGGATAAGATTGTTAACTCACCAACTCCACAAGCAGAACAAACAGATTTGCAAATAAAGAATGGGCAACGTCTTTCAATTTTAAAGGCAGCCCAAGTGGTTCAACCTGTTAAGGCAGTGGTAGATGATAAAGGAATTAATATTCAATATCAGGCCACGATTCCTGAAAATACAAGCATACTCTATGCTGTTTGGGGAGATCAACAAGGTCAAAATGACTTGGTTTGGTATCAAGCTTCAGCGACTGGCGCGGCTTATGTAGATTTTGCCCGCCATAAGGAATATGGCAAGTATCATATACATACCTATTCTAAAAGGAATGGAATGATGCTTGGAGTTAGCACCTTAGAGGTCTCGCTTTTAACTCCTCAAATCAGCAGTAAGGTAATTCAAAATGATAGTAATTCTTTTACTATTACTGTTTCAAACGTTCCTTCGACTATTACAGGAGTTTCTATTCCAGTTTGGACGGATAAAAATGGACAAGATGACTTAAAATGGTATCAAGCAAGCCAAACATCTGCAGGAGTCTATCAAGTGCTCGTTGATATTGCAAATCACAATAATGAGAAAGGTCTCTATAATATTCATATTTATGGAAACAGTACGATTACAGGGGGGCAGATTGGTTTAGCAACAAGAACATATAGTAACGTTGAGTCTAAACCGAATGCAAAAGTTTATGTGATAGATTATGCAGAAAACAAAACACGTTTTACAGTGAATGTAGTTGGCTCATCGTCTACAAAAACATTGACAGATGTGCAAATTGCTGTTTGGTCTGAAGGTAATGGGCAAGATGATTTAGTTTGGTATAAACCAGTAATTAGCAACAATATGGCAGTCCAAGTAATTGATATTGCAAATCATAGTAATACCTCTGATAATTATATTGTGCATGTTTATACTAATTATAGTGATGGAACCCGTAATGGTCTTTCTTTGGGGGCTTATAAGATTAGCAAACAAATGGTGGATATAAAAGATCCCGCTGTTTCAGTTGTCAATTATCAAGCCTCTAAAGGGATGCTTGATGTGTTAGTTACCCAGGGAACAAAAGCAATCAAAACGATTCGTGTTGCTGCTTGGTCTGAAGCTGACCAATCTAATTTACACTGGTATGTTACCTCATCACTTATCAACAATCAGGCTAAGGTTTTAGTAAATCAAATTTATCATAAATTGTTAGAAGGAAATTATACTATCCATACTTACATTGATTTCGCTGACAATACCTCAACAGGTTTTAATTTAGGTCAGTACTATTTTGCCAAACCTATAGGTTTATCTGCTTCACAAGGTAATTATGCTGTGATTAACAAGATAATTTACCTTGATGCAGGACATGGTGGTTATGATTCTGGAGCAGCTTACTTTAACCAATATGAGAAAACCTTGAATTTACAGATGCAAAATAGGATCAAGGCTAAGCTAGAAGCAGCTGGATATAAGGTTATAACTACTCGCACAAGTGATACATATGTCGATTTGATTCCACGGTCGGAAAATGCCAATACCTCATTATCTGATATTTTTGTCAGTCTCCATTTTAATGCCTCAACAAGCCCTTATGCTAATGGAATTGAATCCTACTATTATGAATATTATCCAGAGTATCCCTCAGCAATTAATGAATTGTATCATGATGATTCCGAACGTTTGAGCAGAAGTGCCTTCTTAGCGCAAGCAATTCAGTCAGCTGCAGTGAGGAATACTGCTGCTAAAGATAATGGAGTTTTGAGAAATACCTTTGCGGTGTTAAGAGAAACGACGGCCCCAGCTGTGCTATTAGAATTGGGTTATATGTCTAATGAAACCGAGTTCGGAAAGATTACAACAGCAGCTTATCAAGAAAAATTAGCTAATGGTGTTGTTAGTGGTATTCTGTCATACTATAAACACTATTCACTCTAA
- a CDS encoding GtrA family protein, whose amino-acid sequence MKKEYLKKIIYSEAFKYLFFGVLATVVYMLSRFLVFSIITEATISAFIANAVAILFAFITNDIFVFNQVTKGRTGRFFKFVIARLFTLLLDVFLAYLLVEKFPFIIGQFVSHDISLINIIETIIGQVIVIASNYVISKLFIFKDGK is encoded by the coding sequence TTGAAAAAAGAATATCTCAAAAAAATTATATATTCTGAAGCTTTTAAATATTTATTCTTTGGTGTTTTAGCGACAGTCGTCTATATGTTATCAAGGTTTTTGGTATTTTCAATAATTACAGAAGCAACTATATCCGCATTTATTGCAAATGCGGTTGCTATTCTGTTTGCCTTTATTACAAATGATATTTTTGTCTTTAATCAGGTGACTAAGGGGCGTACTGGTCGTTTTTTCAAGTTTGTTATTGCGCGTCTTTTTACTTTATTACTAGATGTGTTCTTAGCTTACCTCTTAGTTGAGAAATTTCCTTTCATCATTGGACAATTTGTTAGTCATGATATTTCTTTAATTAATATTATCGAAACCATTATTGGACAAGTTATCGTTATTGCTTCAAATTATGTTATTAGTAAACTTTTTATTTTTAAAGATGGGAAATAA
- a CDS encoding DUF7657 domain-containing protein yields the protein MIDGYQTIKLGIHKLIKFRYLIALVCLFIGVFFQLHGSSLSNWNNFGVSETIANSRQKTINQFSAVNNKDTVDIPTELKNWVSLTPREDGTLIGVPRMIRTDEWMVQTPYFISQANTGNHIINTHYGLSGQNMILAYNAPVKDLSIIGKPANWGFIFLGSAYGLSWYWCFKIIFMILLAFEFSMIITKKNLFVSIIGSLWITFTPATQWWFMQHLGDVVFNSLAIMVFIYHYFKSSRLYQKIAFAGLLVVSIVGFVLIIYPAFQVPFAYLILFFFSVVFVKALKRKEVRKSDYLIMIVSLLVSFSIIGYSLLESKEAIKLVLNTVYPGHRVSIGGDLSWKRISDIFNTLILPFKIPSIGNQVEAASSINFLFIIIFLLPITIRKEDLGKNSFQLLSLFYSLFLAFYAVVGIPEIFAKLSLFSYVTSGRAWQSLAVISVFVSIWYISYIWNQVYQSISKLKKIFLTVISILGIGLITYITIKNSDYQGYIGTKYILAISLFLLLALVSILYKKRLFLSLTLLPLIVGSGMTVNPTVKGLTSIESKKLTIKLKEMIKKDPDANWISEGSLYNYPQMFGAHTLNSVRFYPDKKLMEKIDPSRASENAWNRYAHMQVFLTSSKTRMEAPVPDVLNLQLNVNEVDRLKVRYLLTQRNLEEDFGKKMVKVYGPDLDGNRIYRYKK from the coding sequence ATGATTGACGGATATCAGACTATTAAATTAGGAATTCATAAACTTATAAAGTTTCGCTATTTGATAGCCCTAGTTTGTTTATTTATTGGAGTTTTTTTTCAGCTTCATGGAAGTTCACTTTCAAATTGGAATAATTTTGGGGTTAGTGAAACTATTGCTAATAGCAGGCAAAAAACGATTAATCAATTTTCTGCGGTTAATAATAAGGATACTGTAGATATCCCAACAGAACTAAAAAATTGGGTGTCCTTAACGCCAAGAGAAGATGGTACTCTAATTGGAGTACCTCGGATGATTAGAACCGATGAATGGATGGTGCAAACACCGTATTTTATTTCCCAAGCGAATACTGGCAACCATATTATAAATACACATTACGGTTTATCGGGCCAAAATATGATTCTAGCTTATAATGCTCCCGTAAAAGATTTGTCTATTATCGGAAAACCGGCTAATTGGGGATTTATATTTTTAGGATCTGCTTATGGTCTATCTTGGTACTGGTGTTTCAAGATAATATTTATGATTCTATTAGCTTTTGAGTTTTCAATGATTATTACAAAGAAGAATCTCTTTGTTTCGATCATTGGTAGTTTATGGATTACTTTTACACCAGCGACACAATGGTGGTTTATGCAGCATCTTGGAGATGTTGTGTTTAACTCACTTGCTATAATGGTATTCATCTATCATTATTTTAAATCGTCAAGACTTTACCAAAAAATAGCATTCGCTGGATTACTAGTAGTGTCTATTGTTGGATTTGTCTTAATTATCTATCCTGCTTTTCAAGTTCCTTTTGCTTATCTTATCCTCTTCTTTTTCAGTGTAGTTTTTGTCAAAGCACTGAAACGAAAAGAAGTGCGAAAAAGTGATTATCTGATAATGATAGTCTCCTTGTTGGTTTCATTCTCTATTATTGGATATAGTTTGTTGGAGAGTAAAGAGGCCATAAAACTTGTGTTAAACACAGTCTATCCAGGTCATCGTGTTTCAATAGGGGGTGACTTATCTTGGAAACGTATTTCTGATATTTTTAACACGTTAATTTTACCTTTTAAAATACCATCCATAGGAAATCAAGTAGAAGCTGCTAGCTCTATTAATTTTCTTTTCATCATTATCTTTTTGTTACCAATTACTATAAGGAAGGAAGACCTAGGAAAAAATAGTTTTCAGCTTCTATCTCTTTTTTATTCACTCTTTTTAGCATTTTATGCTGTAGTTGGTATACCAGAAATTTTTGCAAAGTTAAGTTTATTTTCTTATGTTACCTCAGGTCGTGCTTGGCAGTCTCTTGCTGTCATTAGCGTCTTCGTTTCAATTTGGTATATTTCCTACATATGGAATCAAGTTTATCAATCAATTAGTAAATTAAAAAAAATATTCTTAACTGTTATATCTATCTTAGGAATAGGCTTGATAACCTATATCACTATAAAAAATAGTGATTATCAAGGTTATATTGGCACTAAGTATATTTTAGCTATTAGTTTGTTCTTATTATTAGCATTAGTTTCGATACTCTATAAGAAAAGGTTGTTTTTGTCGCTTACCCTTTTACCTCTCATTGTTGGAAGTGGTATGACAGTTAATCCAACTGTCAAAGGGCTAACAAGTATTGAATCCAAAAAATTAACAATTAAACTAAAAGAGATGATTAAAAAAGATCCAGATGCAAATTGGATCAGTGAAGGGAGCCTTTATAATTACCCACAAATGTTTGGTGCACATACACTTAATAGTGTTAGATTTTATCCTGATAAAAAGTTGATGGAGAAAATTGATCCTAGCAGGGCTAGTGAAAATGCTTGGAATCGGTATGCTCATATGCAAGTTTTTTTGACTTCCAGTAAGACAAGAATGGAGGCTCCTGTGCCAGATGTTTTGAACCTTCAGTTAAATGTAAATGAAGTTGATCGACTAAAAGTTCGTTATTTACTAACTCAGAGAAATCTTGAAGAAGATTTTGGCAAAAAAATGGTAAAAGTTTATGGCCCTGATTTGGACGGAAATAGAATCTATAGATATAAAAAGTAA
- a CDS encoding glycosyltransferase family 2 protein, with amino-acid sequence MTEKIAVLLPAYNEEVTIQKVIKDFQYYLPEADIYVYDNNSKDKTNQLAREAGAIVRFEPRQGKGNVVRSMFREIDADYYIMIDADDTYPAAEVEKLLAPLRSGLADMTIGDRLSNGTYAKENKRGFHGFGNNLVKTLINRLYKGNYQDIMTGYRGFNRLFVKTFPVLSPGFEIETELSIHSLDKRFKLVEVPITYQDRPEGSESKLNTFSDGFKVLKMIFNLFKDYKPLLFFSIVATILFILGLAVGIPVISEFARTGLINKMPSAILATGFMVLAALSFVSGFILDTIVRQNKMQYELKVYDYYERNNVKR; translated from the coding sequence ATGACAGAAAAAATTGCAGTGCTATTACCAGCTTATAATGAAGAAGTAACTATTCAGAAAGTGATAAAAGATTTTCAATACTACTTACCTGAAGCTGACATTTATGTTTATGACAATAATTCAAAAGATAAAACTAACCAACTAGCCAGAGAAGCTGGAGCCATTGTGAGATTTGAACCACGACAAGGAAAAGGAAATGTCGTTCGTTCTATGTTTAGAGAAATTGATGCTGATTACTATATTATGATTGATGCAGATGATACTTATCCAGCTGCTGAAGTTGAGAAATTACTTGCTCCTCTAAGATCTGGTCTTGCTGATATGACTATTGGTGATCGTCTTTCAAATGGTACCTACGCTAAAGAGAATAAACGTGGGTTTCATGGATTTGGGAATAATTTAGTTAAAACCTTAATTAATAGATTGTATAAAGGAAACTATCAAGATATTATGACAGGTTATCGTGGGTTTAATCGTCTATTTGTTAAAACATTTCCTGTTTTATCTCCAGGCTTTGAAATCGAAACAGAATTGTCGATTCATTCTCTGGATAAACGTTTTAAACTTGTTGAAGTACCAATAACTTATCAAGATAGACCAGAAGGAAGCGAATCAAAATTAAATACATTTTCTGATGGCTTTAAAGTTTTAAAAATGATTTTTAATCTCTTCAAAGATTACAAGCCTTTACTGTTTTTTAGTATTGTTGCCACAATTTTATTTATCTTAGGTTTAGCAGTTGGGATTCCTGTGATTAGTGAATTTGCTAGAACTGGCCTAATTAATAAAATGCCATCAGCTATCCTAGCGACGGGTTTTATGGTCCTTGCAGCTCTTTCTTTTGTATCTGGTTTTATCCTGGACACAATTGTTAGGCAGAATAAAATGCAATATGAATTAAAAGTGTATGATTACTACGAAAGAAATAATGTAAAAAGATGA
- a CDS encoding LTA synthase family protein: MITKLKAMNWMPFLHTILLFIAAFYINFYSLNKQVMMELPGVANPFRALLSFGTKAAFMSLLIFIVYVSLNINLKFLKKVSLSYLVYIVTNYFIIITQNLNNKDFRATSFLRYDFFQVDFLKMLLLLIVPGMIVGILVGHFDRMKPFVRLFDDFKNENLLVGLLIAIAFFRTKSLLNFLIQDVPDLSIDTNFLNYLKLVSLQTVLLSLCITCTIWTLLRAFTHLRRLKPSFSLAFITSLSMAIMFNFTLQYGVRTDVDLLGHFIFPGATAFQIYILTVIFLVVYVLTNRYLASTLFLSTLGIIISIANIIKEKMRSEPLLITDLLWIREIKTVISFVDEKIILYLVIAFITPIVLYFLIKHFVDVTPIIFRKRLRFIVLISLLGALFSTFMVFKNEKDGKIQENIPIISKVNNSFNIEWMGFDASARYKSVVYVWTKQLTKKIMPEPKTYSRSKLQAISKKYKKLAAEMNQSRPHAITDQTVIYILSESLANPNRISGITTSRDLLPNIDSIKSITTSGLMHSDGYGGGTANMEFEALTGLPYYNFSPGVSTLYTEVVPKLQYFPSLSNFYPQKNRFVMHPASVSNYNRGNVYRRLGFGNMIFSEGTKENFNDTSKVGVNMSDEALYNNILEKLDTKTSQFYSIITMQNHAPWSIGSPTEVTATGNNFSELENNNLTEYARLLTYTDKSTMDFLDKLSQIEKDITVVFYGDHLPGLYPDSIFRGQEDIQYKTDYFIWSNHNNNQLNYPLVNSSDFSAELLKHTNSKVSPYYALLTKVLDEASVDKTDLNPEQKVTAEDLKLVQYDMTLGKNYLMNHGFYKIGD, from the coding sequence ATGATCACTAAGTTAAAAGCAATGAATTGGATGCCCTTTTTGCATACCATATTGCTCTTTATAGCTGCTTTTTATATCAATTTTTATTCTTTAAATAAACAAGTTATGATGGAGCTACCTGGGGTAGCAAATCCTTTTAGAGCTCTGTTATCTTTTGGTACAAAAGCAGCCTTTATGTCGTTGCTAATCTTCATTGTTTATGTTAGCTTAAATATTAATTTGAAATTTTTAAAAAAAGTTTCCTTGTCCTATCTTGTTTATATTGTGACTAATTATTTTATTATCATTACTCAAAATTTGAATAATAAAGATTTTAGAGCAACGAGTTTCTTAAGATATGATTTTTTTCAGGTTGACTTCCTAAAAATGCTATTACTACTAATCGTGCCAGGAATGATTGTAGGTATACTTGTAGGGCACTTTGATAGAATGAAACCTTTTGTGAGGCTTTTTGATGATTTTAAAAATGAAAACCTGCTAGTAGGCTTATTGATTGCTATTGCTTTTTTTCGTACAAAGTCGTTATTAAATTTTTTAATTCAGGATGTGCCTGATTTATCAATAGATACTAATTTTTTAAACTATTTGAAGCTTGTTTCATTACAAACAGTATTATTGTCTCTATGTATCACTTGTACCATATGGACCTTATTGAGAGCATTCACGCACCTCAGAAGACTTAAACCAAGTTTCTCGCTTGCTTTTATAACTAGTCTTTCGATGGCGATTATGTTCAATTTTACATTGCAATATGGTGTTAGAACAGATGTTGATTTACTAGGTCATTTTATATTTCCGGGGGCAACCGCTTTTCAGATTTATATTTTAACTGTCATCTTTTTAGTAGTGTATGTTTTGACAAATCGTTATTTAGCGTCGACTCTTTTTCTTTCAACTCTAGGCATCATTATTTCGATTGCCAATATTATTAAAGAAAAAATGCGGAGTGAACCTTTATTAATAACGGATTTGTTATGGATTAGAGAAATAAAAACAGTTATCTCATTTGTTGATGAAAAAATAATACTTTATCTTGTTATTGCATTCATTACACCTATTGTTCTGTATTTTTTAATTAAGCATTTTGTTGATGTAACACCAATAATATTTAGGAAAAGACTTCGTTTTATAGTTTTGATTAGTTTACTAGGAGCGTTGTTTTCAACTTTTATGGTCTTTAAAAATGAGAAAGATGGTAAAATTCAAGAAAATATACCAATAATTTCAAAAGTTAATAATTCATTTAATATCGAATGGATGGGCTTTGATGCAAGTGCTAGATATAAATCAGTAGTGTATGTGTGGACAAAGCAGCTTACAAAAAAAATTATGCCTGAGCCTAAAACATATAGTAGAAGTAAATTACAAGCCATTTCAAAAAAATATAAAAAGCTAGCGGCAGAAATGAACCAAAGTCGTCCACATGCTATCACCGATCAAACAGTAATTTACATTTTAAGTGAGAGTCTAGCAAATCCTAATCGTATTAGTGGTATCACAACTTCAAGAGATTTATTGCCCAATATTGACAGTATTAAGTCAATAACAACGAGTGGTTTAATGCATTCTGATGGCTATGGTGGTGGAACTGCAAATATGGAGTTTGAGGCACTTACCGGCTTACCTTATTATAATTTTTCACCTGGTGTTTCAACGCTATATACGGAAGTCGTACCGAAACTTCAATATTTCCCCTCTCTCAGTAATTTTTATCCTCAAAAAAATAGATTTGTCATGCATCCGGCAAGTGTGAGTAATTATAATAGAGGAAACGTTTACCGGAGGCTTGGCTTTGGTAATATGATTTTTTCAGAGGGAACAAAAGAAAATTTTAATGATACAAGTAAAGTGGGTGTCAATATGAGTGATGAGGCACTTTATAATAATATTTTAGAAAAACTTGATACTAAAACAAGCCAATTCTATTCTATTATTACAATGCAGAATCATGCTCCTTGGTCAATAGGCAGTCCTACAGAAGTGACAGCTACTGGAAACAATTTTTCTGAATTAGAAAATAATAATTTAACGGAATATGCTAGACTGTTAACTTATACTGACAAATCGACAATGGACTTTTTAGATAAACTTTCCCAAATTGAAAAAGATATTACTGTGGTTTTCTACGGGGATCACTTACCGGGCTTGTATCCAGACAGTATTTTCAGAGGTCAAGAAGACATACAGTATAAAACGGATTATTTTATCTGGAGTAATCATAACAATAATCAACTCAATTATCCTCTTGTTAATTCAAGTGATTTTTCTGCTGAATTGTTAAAACATACTAATTCTAAAGTATCCCCTTATTATGCCTTATTAACAAAGGTACTTGATGAAGCTAGTGTTGATAAAACAGACTTAAATCCAGAACAAAAAGTGACAGCAGAAGACTTAAAATTGGTTCAATATGATATGACTTTAGGCAAGAATTACTTAATGAATCACGGTTTTTATAAAATAGGAGACTAA